One Bacillus andreraoultii genomic region harbors:
- the cdaA gene encoding diadenylate cyclase CdaA, whose protein sequence is MPFANFFADYTILDYVASVVDILVVWYFIYKIFMIVRGTKAVQLINGIFIILVLRGLSNILGLRTLEWLMEQVIEWGFLAIIIIFQPELRRALEQLGRGRIFTRQRQKEEEKQQQIVNAIVKACDYMAKRRIGALISIAQETGMNDYIETGIPMNAKVTSELLINTFIPNTPLHDGAVIIQNDEIKAAACYLPLSESPFISKELGTRHRAAVGISEVTDSMTVVVSEETGGISLTRNGELHREISLDQLRDMLTDRLVKPLEPQAPNSIWSKWVKKR, encoded by the coding sequence ATGCCATTTGCTAATTTTTTTGCCGATTATACGATTCTTGATTATGTAGCAAGTGTCGTCGATATTTTAGTTGTCTGGTACTTTATTTATAAAATCTTTATGATTGTTAGAGGAACAAAAGCTGTTCAGTTAATTAATGGGATTTTTATCATTCTCGTGTTAAGAGGCTTGAGCAATATACTTGGTCTTAGAACACTGGAATGGCTCATGGAACAAGTGATTGAATGGGGATTTCTAGCTATAATCATTATTTTTCAGCCTGAATTACGTCGAGCTCTAGAACAACTTGGGCGTGGTCGAATTTTTACAAGGCAAAGGCAAAAAGAGGAAGAAAAACAACAACAAATTGTTAATGCAATTGTAAAAGCATGTGACTATATGGCAAAAAGGCGGATCGGTGCATTAATATCGATTGCTCAAGAAACAGGCATGAATGATTATATAGAAACAGGAATTCCAATGAATGCTAAAGTAACTTCTGAACTGCTAATTAATACGTTTATTCCGAATACACCACTGCATGATGGTGCTGTTATTATACAAAATGATGAAATTAAAGCTGCGGCCTGCTATCTTCCATTATCGGAAAGTCCATTTATTTCAAAAGAATTAGGGACAAGACATCGTGCTGCAGTCGGAATTAGTGAAGTAACTGATAGTATGACTGTTGTTGTATCAGAGGAAACAGGAGGGATATCGTTAACGAGAAATGGTGAATTACATCGTGAAATTTCATTAGATCAGCTCCGGGACATGTTAACCGATAGACTAGTAAAACCTTTAGAACCTCAAGCTCCAAATAGTATTTGGAGTAAGTGGGTGAAAAAGAGGTGA
- the glmM gene encoding phosphoglucosamine mutase has protein sequence MGKYFGTDGVRGVANSELTPELAFKLGRYGGYVLTKEHNERPKVLIGRDTRISGHMLEGALVAGLLSIGVEVMRLGVISTPGVAYLTKALSAQAGVMISASHNPVEDNGIKFFGPDGFKLTDEQEDEIEKYLEMEQDELPRPVGKDLGVVNDYFEGGQKYIQYLKQTVDDDFSGIHIALDCANGATSSLANYLFADLEADLSTMGASPDGLNINDGVGSTHPESLAKFVLEKGADVGLAFDGDGDRLIAIDENGEIVDGDQIMYICAKYMKQEGRLKQQTVVSTVMSNLGFYKALEVQEIKSIQTAVGDRYVVEEMKKNGYNLGGEQSGHIIFLDYNTTGDGMLTGLQLINIIKQTKKPLSELAKEMKKYPQRLVNIRVMDKHHVTDNEKVKEVIEQVEKEMAGNGRVLVRPSGTEPLVRVMVEAATIEECDSYVNRIASVVRAEMGIEE, from the coding sequence ATGGGTAAGTATTTTGGTACTGATGGAGTTAGAGGTGTTGCCAACAGTGAATTAACACCGGAATTAGCATTTAAATTAGGCCGTTACGGCGGATATGTATTGACAAAAGAACATAATGAACGTCCAAAAGTATTAATTGGAAGAGATACACGGATTTCTGGCCATATGTTAGAGGGTGCCTTAGTAGCCGGATTACTTTCGATTGGTGTAGAGGTTATGCGTTTAGGTGTAATCTCAACACCAGGGGTTGCTTATTTAACAAAAGCTTTGAGCGCTCAAGCAGGAGTCATGATTTCTGCATCACATAATCCTGTTGAAGATAATGGAATTAAATTTTTTGGTCCAGATGGTTTTAAATTAACGGATGAACAAGAAGATGAAATTGAAAAGTATCTCGAAATGGAACAAGACGAGCTACCACGTCCTGTTGGTAAAGACTTAGGAGTGGTTAATGACTATTTTGAAGGTGGTCAAAAATACATTCAATACTTGAAACAAACGGTTGATGATGATTTCTCAGGAATCCATATTGCACTCGATTGTGCAAATGGGGCAACTTCATCCCTAGCAAATTACTTATTCGCGGACTTAGAAGCAGATCTTTCTACAATGGGTGCTTCTCCAGACGGATTAAATATTAATGATGGAGTAGGATCAACACATCCAGAAAGTTTAGCAAAATTTGTGTTAGAAAAAGGCGCCGATGTTGGACTTGCCTTTGATGGCGATGGCGACCGTTTAATCGCCATTGATGAAAATGGTGAAATTGTTGATGGCGATCAAATCATGTACATATGTGCAAAATATATGAAACAAGAAGGAAGATTGAAGCAGCAAACCGTCGTATCAACTGTTATGAGTAACCTTGGTTTTTATAAAGCATTGGAAGTTCAGGAAATTAAGAGCATCCAGACAGCGGTTGGTGACCGTTATGTTGTAGAAGAAATGAAAAAGAATGGGTATAATCTTGGTGGAGAGCAGTCTGGCCATATCATTTTCCTTGATTACAATACAACTGGGGACGGCATGTTAACAGGTTTACAACTTATTAATATTATAAAACAAACGAAAAAGCCATTGTCAGAATTAGCGAAGGAAATGAAAAAATACCCTCAAAGACTTGTTAACATTCGAGTAATGGATAAACATCATGTAACAGATAATGAAAAGGTGAAGGAAGTTATTGAACAAGTTGAAAAGGAAATGGCTGGTAATGGTCGCGTATTAGTTCGGCCATCCGGCACTGAACCACTTGTACGTGTAATGGTCGAGGCAGCTACTATCGAAGAATGTGATTCCTACGTTAACCGTATAGCAAGCGTCGTTCGAGCTGAAATGGGTATAGAGGAATAA
- a CDS encoding CdaR family protein codes for MDKFLDNLMESKWFVRGLALILALLLYTTAYIDQNRNIPSADSNNTRTETIEDVPVVLYYDEGNFVVTGAPQTVDIIVEGNKSLVKSAQNLRDFTVYLDLTKAEIGNQRVKFEIRDISEKLNVTIKPEAVNVNVQEKVTKEFPIDVQFNKALLEEGYLSEEPVIKPNTVKITAGKDVIEKISYVKAIIERNESVNQTFTQKATVSVLDQNLNKLNVLVEPAEVDVTIPIKSPQKTVPVVIKQQGTPKDGVIIKDIEPAVREVVLYGKQSVLDKITNIEIPVNVSNIDDNKELNIPITLVDGVHTVTPNSISVKVTVEKEDTKTIKHVPIQYNGLSDEYSLEYVDPDDGQVDIEVTGTDEQLKGVKEDDFHVFVNVEGLSEGEHEVQIKADGPNDIEWKLAESKAKIRVSTDE; via the coding sequence ATGGATAAATTCCTAGATAATTTGATGGAAAGTAAATGGTTTGTCCGGGGACTTGCTTTAATATTAGCTTTACTATTATATACAACAGCTTATATTGACCAAAATCGTAACATACCTAGTGCGGATAGTAATAATACCCGTACAGAGACGATAGAGGACGTTCCTGTTGTTTTATATTATGATGAAGGTAATTTTGTTGTCACCGGTGCCCCGCAGACAGTAGATATTATAGTAGAAGGAAATAAAAGTTTAGTGAAATCGGCCCAAAATTTAAGAGATTTCACCGTTTATCTTGATTTAACAAAAGCCGAAATTGGAAATCAACGGGTAAAATTTGAAATCCGTGATATTTCCGAAAAACTGAATGTAACGATTAAACCTGAGGCAGTAAATGTGAATGTACAAGAAAAAGTTACAAAAGAATTTCCAATTGATGTACAATTTAACAAAGCCTTACTAGAAGAGGGTTATTTATCGGAAGAACCGGTGATAAAACCGAACACAGTAAAAATAACTGCTGGTAAAGATGTTATTGAGAAAATTAGCTATGTAAAAGCGATTATTGAAAGAAATGAATCGGTAAACCAAACATTTACTCAAAAGGCCACCGTTTCGGTACTAGATCAAAACTTGAATAAATTAAATGTATTAGTTGAGCCAGCTGAGGTAGATGTAACGATTCCGATTAAAAGTCCGCAAAAAACTGTACCAGTTGTCATTAAACAGCAAGGTACACCAAAAGATGGAGTAATTATTAAGGATATCGAGCCAGCTGTTAGAGAAGTTGTTTTATATGGAAAACAAAGTGTATTAGATAAAATTACAAACATTGAGATTCCAGTAAATGTAAGTAATATTGATGATAATAAAGAACTGAACATACCAATTACTTTAGTAGATGGTGTTCATACGGTTACACCAAATTCCATTTCTGTAAAAGTGACCGTAGAAAAAGAAGATACAAAGACAATTAAACATGTTCCAATTCAATATAACGGACTAAGTGACGAATATTCACTTGAATATGTAGATCCAGATGATGGACAGGTTGATATTGAAGTGACAGGAACGGACGAACAGTTAAAAGGTGTGAAAGAAGATGACTTCCATGTTTTCGTGAACGTAGAAGGTTTATCTGAAGGAGAACATGAGGTACAAATAAAGGCTGATGGTCCAAATGATATCGAATGGAAACTTGCTGAATCAAAGGCGAAAATCAGAGTTTCAACGGATGAATAA
- the glmS gene encoding glutamine--fructose-6-phosphate transaminase (isomerizing), which yields MCGIVGYIGNNDSKEILLKGLEKLEYRGYDSAGIAVLNEAGVHLFKEKGRIADLRTIVDEKVTATVGIGHTRWATHGKPSKVNAHPHQSASERFTIVHNGVIENYEQLKAEYLEHVTLKSDTDTEIIVQLVEKFVNDGYGVQEAFQQTLKALKGSYALALLDRENSDVIYVAKNKSPLLIGLGDSFNVVASDAMAMLQVTKEFLELMDQEMVLVTRDDVKIFNLDGKLIERMPFIAELDASDIEKGTYPHYMLKEIDEQPFVIRKIVQEYQNDNGELVIDPTIVEALNEADRLYIIACGTSYHAGMIGKNLIERLAKIPTEVHVSSEFSYNMPLLSEKPLFIFISQSGETADSRAVLVQVKEMGHQALTITNVPGSTLSREADYTLLLHAGPEIAVASTKAYTAQVAVLSILAEVTARSKGLALDVDLPHELGIVASAMEELCDARDEFEQIASDYLAFARNSFFIGRGLDYAVCLEGALKLKEISYIQAEGFAGGELKHGPIALIEEGTPVFALATQENVNLPIRGNVKEVAARGANTCIFSMKGREMDGDRFILPEVHELLTPLISVVPMQFIAYYAALHRGCDVDKPRNLAKSVTVE from the coding sequence ATGTGTGGTATCGTCGGTTATATTGGAAATAATGATTCAAAGGAAATTTTATTAAAGGGTTTAGAAAAACTTGAATATAGAGGTTATGACTCCGCTGGAATTGCGGTTTTAAACGAAGCGGGTGTTCATCTTTTTAAAGAAAAAGGTCGTATTGCTGATCTTCGTACCATTGTTGATGAAAAAGTGACTGCAACTGTTGGGATAGGACATACGCGCTGGGCAACTCATGGAAAACCAAGTAAAGTAAATGCACATCCACATCAAAGTGCATCTGAACGGTTCACGATTGTTCATAATGGTGTGATTGAAAACTATGAACAGTTAAAAGCGGAATACCTGGAACATGTTACATTAAAAAGTGATACAGATACAGAAATTATTGTTCAATTAGTTGAGAAGTTCGTAAATGATGGTTACGGTGTTCAAGAAGCATTCCAACAAACGTTAAAAGCGCTAAAAGGATCGTATGCATTAGCATTACTGGATAGAGAAAATAGTGATGTGATTTATGTTGCGAAAAATAAAAGCCCATTACTCATTGGGTTAGGTGACAGCTTCAATGTTGTTGCATCTGACGCGATGGCCATGTTACAAGTTACAAAAGAATTTCTTGAACTTATGGACCAAGAGATGGTACTTGTAACCCGTGATGATGTGAAGATTTTTAATTTAGATGGAAAGCTCATTGAAAGAATGCCATTTATCGCAGAACTTGATGCAAGTGATATTGAAAAGGGAACATATCCTCACTATATGTTAAAAGAAATTGATGAACAACCATTTGTTATTCGTAAAATTGTTCAAGAATATCAAAACGATAACGGTGAACTTGTTATCGATCCAACGATTGTCGAGGCTTTAAATGAAGCGGATCGTTTATATATTATTGCTTGTGGAACGAGTTATCACGCCGGAATGATTGGAAAGAATTTAATCGAGCGGTTAGCAAAAATTCCAACTGAAGTTCATGTTTCAAGTGAATTTAGCTATAATATGCCGTTATTATCGGAAAAACCGTTATTCATCTTTATTTCGCAAAGTGGTGAAACAGCAGACAGCCGTGCCGTACTTGTACAAGTGAAAGAAATGGGACATCAAGCATTAACGATTACAAATGTTCCGGGTTCAACACTCTCTCGTGAAGCGGACTACACATTATTATTGCATGCTGGTCCAGAGATTGCTGTTGCCTCAACAAAGGCTTATACGGCGCAAGTGGCCGTACTGTCCATCTTAGCTGAGGTGACTGCGAGAAGTAAAGGTCTTGCACTTGATGTAGATCTACCCCATGAACTTGGAATTGTTGCAAGTGCCATGGAAGAGCTTTGCGATGCGCGAGATGAATTTGAACAAATTGCGAGCGACTATTTAGCCTTTGCACGAAACAGTTTCTTTATCGGACGTGGCCTTGATTACGCTGTTTGCTTAGAAGGCGCATTAAAACTAAAAGAAATTTCATATATTCAAGCTGAAGGATTTGCCGGTGGAGAACTAAAACACGGACCAATTGCTTTAATTGAAGAAGGAACACCAGTATTCGCATTAGCAACGCAGGAAAATGTAAACTTACCAATTCGGGGTAATGTGAAAGAAGTTGCTGCACGTGGTGCCAATACTTGTATCTTCTCCATGAAAGGACGAGAAATGGACGGCGACCGTTTTATCTTACCGGAAGTACATGAATTACTAACACCTCTTATCTCTGTAGTACCAATGCAATTTATCGCCTATTAT